One stretch of Variovorax sp. TBS-050B DNA includes these proteins:
- a CDS encoding ABC transporter substrate-binding protein — translation MQRRHILQTAALTALALSMPFASAQDGNKFKIGLILPMTGQQASTGRQIEAAARLYMAQHGDTVAGRKIELIVKDDVATPDVTKRLAQELIVNDKVNVIAGFGVTPAALAAAPLATQSKTPQVVMAAATSSITEASPYIVRSSFTLPQVSVAMGDWAPKNGVKTVVTLVADYGPGNDAEKFFSERFQLNGGKVVEKLRVPLRNPDFAPFLQKVRDAKPDALFVFVPSGAGAAVMKQFLERGMDKAGIRMIATGDVTDDDQLNDMGDGALGVVTSHHYSAAHPSALNKKFVEAFQKANPKMRPNFMAVGGYDGMRVIYEALKATKGQGGGEALLAAMKGQIFESPRGPVYIDAQTRDIVQDVYLRKVEKKDGQLYNVEFDVIKGVKDPGKAK, via the coding sequence ATGCAAAGACGCCACATCCTCCAGACCGCGGCCCTGACGGCGCTCGCGCTTTCCATGCCGTTCGCGAGCGCGCAGGACGGCAACAAGTTCAAGATCGGGCTGATCCTGCCCATGACCGGCCAGCAGGCCTCGACCGGCCGGCAGATCGAGGCGGCGGCGCGGCTCTACATGGCGCAGCACGGCGACACGGTGGCGGGCAGGAAGATCGAGCTGATCGTCAAGGACGACGTGGCCACGCCCGACGTGACCAAGCGCCTCGCGCAGGAACTCATCGTCAACGACAAGGTGAACGTGATCGCGGGCTTCGGCGTCACGCCGGCCGCGCTCGCCGCCGCGCCGCTGGCCACGCAGTCGAAGACGCCGCAGGTGGTGATGGCCGCCGCCACGTCGAGCATCACCGAGGCCTCGCCCTACATCGTGCGTTCGAGCTTCACGCTGCCGCAGGTGTCGGTGGCGATGGGGGACTGGGCGCCGAAGAACGGCGTGAAGACGGTGGTCACGCTGGTGGCCGACTACGGCCCGGGCAACGACGCCGAGAAGTTCTTCAGCGAGCGCTTCCAGCTCAACGGCGGCAAGGTGGTCGAGAAGCTGCGCGTGCCGCTGCGCAACCCCGACTTCGCGCCCTTCCTGCAGAAGGTGCGCGACGCCAAGCCCGATGCGCTGTTCGTCTTCGTGCCCTCGGGCGCGGGTGCGGCGGTGATGAAGCAGTTCCTCGAACGCGGCATGGACAAGGCCGGCATCCGCATGATCGCCACCGGCGACGTGACCGACGACGACCAGCTCAACGATATGGGCGACGGCGCGCTCGGCGTGGTCACCTCGCACCACTACTCGGCCGCGCATCCCTCGGCGCTGAACAAGAAGTTCGTCGAAGCCTTCCAGAAGGCCAACCCCAAGATGCGCCCCAACTTCATGGCCGTGGGCGGCTACGACGGCATGCGCGTGATCTACGAGGCGCTCAAGGCCACCAAGGGGCAGGGCGGCGGCGAGGCGCTGCTCGCGGCCATGAAGGGCCAGATCTTCGAAAGCCCGCGCGGGCCGGTCTACATCGACGCGCAGACGCGCGACATCGTGCAGGACGTGTATCTGCGCAAGGTCGAGAAGAAGGACGGGCAGCTCTACAACGTCGAATTCGACGTGATCAAGGGCGTGAAGGACCCCGGGAAGGCCAAGTAA
- a CDS encoding PDR/VanB family oxidoreductase, translating into MKSDLQWMQAQVVALRDLTPTVREFELRPASGEVLPHEPGAHLQVQVMTAQGRLQTRSYSLVGEGEGGCWRIAVKRLDDGRGGSLAMWRLAEGDRLQVSTPQNHFPLDTRAPGYLLVAGGIGITPLVLMAERLGAQARRSGVPVRMLYGARHAGEFAYLDRLRAALGDDVVPHEGTAPIDFAAAIAALPAGGQLYTCGPVPMLEAVKRAWADAGRAPADLRFETFGSSGRLAAQPFTVRIPRHELAITVPADCTLLEALDAAGVETLWDCKRGECGLCAMDVLAVEGEIDHRDVFLSEHEKQATTRICACVSRAVGTLTLDSSYRPDS; encoded by the coding sequence ATGAAAAGCGATCTTCAATGGATGCAGGCGCAGGTGGTTGCGCTGCGCGACCTCACGCCCACCGTGCGCGAGTTCGAACTGCGGCCCGCGTCGGGCGAAGTGCTGCCCCACGAGCCCGGCGCGCATCTGCAGGTGCAGGTGATGACCGCCCAGGGCCGGCTGCAGACGCGCTCGTACTCGCTGGTCGGCGAAGGCGAGGGCGGTTGCTGGCGCATCGCCGTGAAGCGGCTCGACGACGGCCGCGGCGGCTCGCTCGCGATGTGGCGGCTGGCCGAGGGCGACCGGCTGCAGGTCAGCACGCCGCAGAACCACTTTCCGCTCGACACGCGCGCGCCGGGCTACCTGCTGGTGGCCGGCGGCATCGGCATCACGCCGCTGGTGCTGATGGCGGAACGCCTGGGCGCCCAAGCGCGGCGCAGCGGCGTGCCGGTGCGCATGCTCTACGGCGCGCGGCATGCGGGCGAGTTCGCCTACCTCGACCGGCTGCGCGCGGCGCTCGGCGACGACGTGGTGCCGCACGAAGGCACGGCGCCGATCGACTTCGCCGCCGCCATCGCCGCGCTGCCCGCGGGCGGCCAGCTCTACACCTGCGGCCCGGTGCCGATGCTCGAAGCGGTCAAGCGCGCCTGGGCCGACGCGGGCCGCGCCCCGGCCGACCTGCGATTCGAGACCTTCGGCAGCAGCGGCCGCCTCGCGGCGCAGCCTTTCACGGTGCGCATTCCGCGCCACGAACTCGCCATCACCGTACCGGCCGACTGCACGCTGCTCGAGGCGCTCGATGCCGCGGGCGTCGAGACCCTGTGGGACTGCAAGCGCGGCGAATGCGGGCTGTGCGCGATGGACGTGCTCGCGGTCGAGGGCGAGATCGACCACCGCGACGTGTTCCTGAGCGAGCACGAGAAGCAGGCCACCACGCGCATCTGCGCCTGCGTCTCGCGCGCGGTCGGCACGCTCACGCTCGACTCCTCGTACCGCCCCGACAGCTGA
- a CDS encoding GntR family transcriptional regulator yields MPAAAETVDGGGSQAVKAQLRLREMILAGELPGGARIAEVAIAEQLGVSRTPVRSALMRLEQEGLLEALPNGGYAVRTFSERDVADAIELRGTLEGLVARLAAERGAASVVLREARACLARIDELLREPALDDAAFSRYVTHNEKFHALLCEMAASPVIAQQLDRVVNLPFASPSGFVIVQANSPAARDMLVIAQDQHRQVLDAIEAGEGSRAEALMREHSRIARRNLREALHGTPGAEQRPLPGVQLIRRRG; encoded by the coding sequence TTGCCGGCCGCGGCCGAGACGGTCGACGGCGGCGGCTCGCAGGCGGTGAAGGCGCAATTGCGGCTGCGCGAGATGATCCTCGCGGGCGAATTGCCCGGCGGCGCGCGCATCGCCGAGGTCGCGATCGCCGAGCAGCTCGGCGTCTCGCGCACGCCGGTGCGCAGCGCGCTGATGCGGCTCGAACAGGAAGGGCTGCTGGAAGCGCTACCCAACGGCGGCTATGCAGTGCGCACCTTCTCCGAACGCGACGTGGCCGATGCGATCGAACTGCGCGGCACGCTCGAGGGCCTGGTCGCGCGGCTCGCGGCCGAGCGCGGTGCGGCGTCCGTGGTGCTGCGCGAGGCGCGCGCCTGCCTGGCGCGCATCGACGAACTGCTGCGCGAGCCCGCGCTCGACGATGCGGCCTTCTCGCGCTACGTCACGCACAACGAGAAGTTCCATGCGCTGCTGTGCGAGATGGCCGCCAGCCCGGTGATCGCGCAGCAGCTCGACCGCGTGGTCAACCTGCCATTCGCCTCGCCCTCGGGCTTCGTGATCGTGCAGGCCAACTCGCCGGCCGCGCGCGACATGCTCGTGATCGCGCAGGACCAGCACCGGCAGGTGCTCGATGCCATCGAAGCCGGCGAGGGCTCGCGCGCCGAGGCGCTGATGCGCGAGCACAGCCGCATCGCGCGGCGCAACCTGCGCGAGGCGCTGCACGGCACGCCGGGCGCCGAGCAGCGCCCGCTGCCGGGCGTGCAACTGATCCGCCGCCGCGGCTGA